One segment of Tachyglossus aculeatus isolate mTacAcu1 chromosome 16, mTacAcu1.pri, whole genome shotgun sequence DNA contains the following:
- the B3GALT2 gene encoding beta-1,3-galactosyltransferase 2 produces the protein MLQRRRRHCCFAKMTWNAKRSLFRTHLIGLLSLVVLFATFLFFHHHDWLPGRAGFKENPVAYTTRGFRSTRSDANHSSLRSIWKEAAAPQTPRAQAAGGSNRSEPSAPGVTGLENTLGANGSLYDAGRPGPPHFRYIINEPAKCREKSPFLILLIAAEPGQVEARQAIRQTWGNESLAPGVQIARVFLLGFSAKLSGHLQRAIREESRHHHDIVQQEYLDTYYNLTIKTLMGMNWVATYCPRIPYVMKTDSDMFVNTEYLIHKLLKPDLPPRRNYFTGYLMRGYAPNRNKDSKWYMPPDLYPSERYPVFCSGTGYVFSGDLAAKIFRVSLGIRRLHLEDVYVGICLAKLRIDPVPPPNEFVFNHWRVSYSSCKYSHLITSHQFQPSELIKYWNHLRQNKHNACANAAKEKAGRYRHRRLH, from the coding sequence ATGCTTCAGCGGAGGAGGCGGCACTGCTGCTTTGCCAAGATGACCTGGAACGCCAAGCGATCGCTGTTCCGGACGCACCTCATCGGCCTGCTCTCCCTCGTTGTCCTCTTCGCCACGTTTCTGTTCTTTCACCACCACGACTGGCTGCCGGGGCGGGCGGGATTTAAGGAAAACCCCGTGGCCTACACCACGCGGGGGTTCCGGTCCACCAGGAGCGACGCGAACCACAGCTCGCTGCGGAGCATCTGGAAGGAGGCGGCGGCTCCTCAGACGCCGCGGGCCCAGGCGGCCGGCGGCTCCAACCGCAGCGAGCCGTCCGCCCCGGGGGTGACCGGGCTGGAGAACACGCTCGGCGCCAACGGGAGCCTTTACGACGccggccggcccggcccgccccacTTCAGGTACATCATAAACGAGCCCGCGAAATGCCGGGAAAAGAGCCCTTTCCTCATCCTGCTCATCGCCGCCGAGCCCGGCCAGGTCGAGGCGCGGCAGGCGATCCGGCAGACGTGGGGCAACGAGAGCCTGGCCCCCGGCGTCCAGATTGCCCGCGTCTTCCTGCTGGGCTTCAGCGCCAAGTTAAGCGGCCACCTCCAGCGGGCCATCCGGGAGGAGAGCAGACACCACCACGACATCGTCCAGCAGGAATACCTGGACACCTACTACAACCTGACCATTAAGACCCTCATGGGGATGAACTGGGTGGCGACCTACTGCCCCCGCATCCCGTACGTCATGAAGACCGACAGCGACATGTTCGTGAACACGGAGTACCTGATACACAAACTGCTGAAGCCGGACCTGCCCCCGAGGCGCAACTACTTTACCGGCTACCTGATGAGGGGGTACGCGCCCAATCGCAACAAGGACAGCAAGTGGTACATGCCGCCGGACCTCTATCCCAGCGAGCGCTATCCGGTCTTCTGTTCCGGGACGGGTTACGTGTTTTCGGGAGACCTGGCCGCTAAGATCTTCCGCGTCTCCCTGGGCATCAGGCGCTTGCACCTGGAGGACGTATACGTGGGCATATGCCTCGCCAAGCTGAGGATCGACCCCGTGCCCCCCCCCAATGAGTTTGTCTTCAATCACTGGCGGGTTTCTTACTCGAGTTGTAAATACAGCCACCTGATTACCTCCCATCAGTTCCAGCCTAGCGAACTGATCAAATACTGGAACCACTTACGGCAAAATAAGCACAACGCCTGTGCCAATGCGGCAAAAGAAAAGGCGGGCAGATACCGTCACCGCAGGCTGCACTGA